Genomic window (Corynebacterium simulans):
ACCTCCGGCGGCATCGGAACGATGATTCTGCCTGATAACTATGACCGTGCTGATTATCCGGAAGGAACGGTCTTTAGAAAGGACGATAACGCATGACTTCGCTTATAAAGCAGTGGAACGAGGCGATCGCGAATAACTACGGCGCTCCGCCGCTCGGATTGGTCTCAGGTGCAGGATCTACCGTGGTTGATGAAGAGGGGAAGTCCTACATTGACATGCTGGCCGGCATTGCGGTCAATTCACTAGGCTACGGGCATCCTGCCGTAGTTCAGGCGGTAAGCCAGCAGGTGGCTAAGTTGGCGCACGTATCCAACCTTTTTGCTAGCGAGCCTGTGGTTGAGGTCGCGCAAAAGCTCAAGGCTAGGGTGGGCGATAGCGATGCCCGGGTATTCTTCTGCAACTCCGGTACCGAGGCCAACGAGGCTGCGTTCAAGGTAGCACGCTTGACTGGAAAGAAGCGGGTGCTGGCGGCGCACCACGGATTCCACGGGCGTACGATGGGCGCGCTCGCGATGACGGGGCAGCCGGGCAAACGGGCGCCTTTCGAGCCGCTGCCAGCTGGCGTGGAATTTTATCCCTATGGCGACATTGAATATCTGCGCACATTGGTGGAACAGGACCCAGCCAATACCGCGGCAATCATTTTGGAGCCTATCCAAGGCGAGACCGGAGTGATTCCCGCGCCGGATGGATTTCTGGTTAAGGTGCGCCAGTTATGCGATGAATACGAGCTCCTCTTGATTGTTGATGAGGTTCAGACTGGCGTCGGGCGTACTGGTGACTTCTTCGCTTTCCAGTCTGCGAGAATCTTGCCCGATGTGATTACCATGGCCAAAGGCTTGGGGGCGGGCCTGCCCATCGGCGCGACCATCGTACGGGGCGCGGCGAAGGATTTGCTTACTCCGGGTAGCCACGGCACGACCTTTGGCGGCAATCCCGTTGTGTGTGCGGCGGCAAATGCGGTACTGGACACTATCGATGCCGCGTTCATTGCTGAGGTACGCAACAAGGGAGAGCGGCTCGCAGAACGCGTAGCTGCGTTGCCTGGCGTAGTAGAAGTGCGCGGTCGCGGCCTGATGTTGGGCGTGGTTCTGGAACGCCCGGTGGCTAAACAGGTGGTCAGCGCCGGCTTCAAGCACGGAGTAATTGTGAATGCGCCGAATGATTCCGTCGTGCGTTTGACGCCGCCGCTGGTGATTGAAGAGGCAGAGCTGGACGCCGCGGTTAACCGCTTTGCGCTGGCGCTTTCCGACGCCACCGTCAGCTAAAGCACCACGTGTCCGGCGTGAGGTTTATGCTCGGGAATATGAAGAACCTAAACACCACAAAGCTTGTTTGTATTGGCCTGGGTCACGTTGGATCCTCGGTCCTTGCTTATGCCATGGAGTCTGGCCTTTTCGCGGATATCGCCGCAATCGATGTCAACGATAAGGTGGCACACGGTGAGGCGCTGGACCATGATCAATCCACCGGCGTGCCTGGCGTTGACCATATCCACGTCCACGCCGGTACCTACGCGGACTGCGCTGATGCTGACCTCATTATCGTCTCTGCCGGTGCGTCCATGCAGCCGGACCCGGACAATCCGGGTTCTGCTCCTGACCGTGCCGAGTTGGCAGTTTCTTCCGGCCACGTTATTCGCAACGTTATGGAAGGCATCACTGCCCATACGAGTGAAGCGGTCATCCTGTTTATCACCAATCCTCTGGACGCAATGGTTACCCTTGCGCACCGCGAGTTCGACTACCCGCGCGAGCTACTCTTTGGTACCGGCACCATGCTCGATTCAGCGCGTCTGCGCTGGGCTATAGGGCGCGAGCTCGGTATCGATCCAAAGTCTGTCACCGGTTACATGATGGGTGAACATGGCATGACGGCCTTCCCAGTGCTGTCGAAAATGAACGTCCAGGGCTTGGGCTGGGAAGAACTCGAAGAGCTCCACCAGGGCTCGCTACCAGGTAAGGAAGAGCTCAAAGAAACCGTCGTCGGCGCGGCCTACGACGTCTTCAATGCAAAGGGCTGGACCGACGCTGGTGTGGCACGTTCCGCGGTAGCGATTGCGCGATCGATCATGCTGGATGAGAAGGCGGTTCATCCGGTCTGCTCCATGCTGGAGGGGGAATACGGCATCGACGATGTTGCGCTTTCCATGCCATCGGTTGTCGGCCGCGGCGGTGTCGAAAAGCGCTTGGCCCCCAAGCTCGATGAATGGGAGACCCAGAAGTTGGCTGAGTCCGCAAGCTATATCCGCGCAACTTTCGAGCGTACGCAGAATTAATGGCTCCCGCCGGGACAATTCCGGAATCCTTCACGCTGAAGGTTTATGCTTGAAAGCGAATTTAATGCACTAAGACTTAGTGCATTTGAGGATATCGGATTGCCGGCATGAGTTTTAAGGAGAATTCTTTAGCGATGACAACGACGCCGACCACGCGCAATGCGCGCCAAGCCAAGATCCTGGAAATTCTGGATCGCACCCGTGTCACCAGCCAGGTGCAGCTTTCTGAGCTGCTGCTTGATGAGGGAATCGACATTACCCAGGCAACCCTTTCGCGCGATCTTGACGAGCTCGGTGCGAAGAAAGTAAAGCGCGGTGGCGGGCGTTCCTTCTATATGGTCGGCGGCGAGCTGGAGCAATTCGAAGACCAACTTAACGGACCCCGCGAGAAGCTGCGCCGCATGCTCGACGAGCTTGTTGTCTCGCATGATCATTCAGGAAACATCGCCATGCTGCGCACTCCAGCCGGCGCTGCGCAGTATTTGGCTTCCTTTATTGACCGCGTTGGTTTGAGCGATGTAGTCGGCTGCATTGCTGGTGATGACACTATTTTCGTCCTCGCGCGCGAGTCGACCACCGGCGAGGAACTTGCGAAGAAGCTCATATCACGCGACATTTAGGTTTTATACGTTCTATCGTATAATATTAACGGTAGCTCGAAGATGAACAAAGGAGAATGATTATGAGCGCACGTGTTGTACTGGCTTATTCCGGCGGACTGGATACGTCCGTGGCGATCCCTTACCTGGCTAAGATGACGGGCGGCGACGTTGTTGCTGTCTCTCTTGACCTTGGCCAGGGTGGCGAGGATATGGAGTCGGTACGCCAGCGCGCCCTCGATTGCGGCGCGGTCGAGTCCATCGTCATTGACGCTAAGGATGAATTCGCAGAAGAGTACTGCCTGCCTACCATCAAGGCTAACGGCATGTACATGAAGCAGTACCCGCTCGTTTCTGCGATTTCCCGCCCGCTTATCACCAAGCACCTGGTGAAAGCTGCGCAGGAGCACGGCGGAACACACGTTTCCCACGGTTGCACTGGCAAAGGTAACGATCAGGTCCGCTTCGAGGTTTCCTTCCGCGCACTCGATCCTTCGCTAGAGATCATCGCGCCAGCGCGTGATTACGCCTGGACTCGTGACAAGGCAATCGCCTTCGCGGAGGAGATCAACCTGCCGATTGAGCAGTCCGCATCCTCGCCATTTTCTATCGACCAGAATGTGTGGGGCCGCGCGGTAGAAACCGGCTTTTTGGAGGATCTGTGGAATCCGCCAACAAAGGATCTTTACGCCTACACCGAGGATCCGGCATTGGGTAACGCCCCCGATGAGGTCATCATTTCCTTTGAAAAGGGCAAGCCCGTCGCCATCGACGGTAAGCCGGTGACCGTTCTGGAAGCAATCGAAGAGCTCAATCGCCGCGCGGGTGCACAAGGCATCGGCCGTCTCGACATGGTTGAGGACCGGCTCGTGGGCATCAAGTCCCGCGAGGTCTACGAGGCCCCGGGTGCCATGGTGCTCATCAAGGCTCACGAGGCGCTGGAGGATGTCACCGTCGAGCGTGAGCTCGCACGTTATAAGCGCCTGACCGATGCCCGCTGGAGCGAAGAGGTCTACGATGGCCTCTGGTACTCGCCGCTGAAGCGTTCCCTGGATGCCTTCATCGAGTCCTCCCAGGAGAACGTCACCGGCGATATCCGCATGGTTCTCCACGCCGGCACCGCAACTGTCAATGGTCGCCGCTCGGGCGAGTCTCTGTACTCCTTTGACTTGGCCACCTATGACACTGGCGACGCCTTCGATCAGACCGCGGCCAAGGGCTTTGTCCAGCTGCATGGCCTGTCCACCCAGATCTCCAACCAGCGTGACCGCGATGGCGGTTTCCCAACCGGAAAGAAATAATGCATAAGACTAACGAGGGCGCATTGTGGGGCGGCCGCTTCAGCGGCGGCCCATCTGAGGCAATGTTCGCACTGTCCGTATCCACTCACTTCGACTGGGTCCTGGCGCCATATGACGTCCTGGCTTCCAAGGCACATGCCAAGGTGCTGCACAAGGCAGGCCTGCTGTCCGACGCCGACCTGCAGACCATGCTCGATGGCCTGACGCAGCTGGGGGAGAAGGTAGCCTCCGGCGAGTTCCGTCCGCTGCCCACCGATGAGGATGTGCACGGCGCGATGGAACGCGGGCTTATCGACATCGTCGGGCCTGAGGTCGGCGGCCGCCTGCGCGCGGGTCGTTCCCGCAACGACCAGGTAGCAACCCTGTTTCGCATGTGGGTTCGCGATGCCATTCGCGATATTGCCTTGCAGGTCACTGATCTGGTGGATGCTTTGTCTCAGCAGGCGGCGGCGCACCCGGAGGCAATCATGCCAGGTAAGACTCACTCGCAGGCTGCGCAGCCTATCTTGCTGGCGCACCAGCTGTTGGCACACGCGCAACCTTTGCTTCGCGACGTCGATCGCTTAAAAGATCTGGACAAGCGCCTAGCCGTATCGCCTTATGGCTCTGGCGCGCTGGCGGGTTCTTCGCTGCACCTTGACCCAGAGGCAATCGCTGCGGAGCTGGGCTTCGATTCAGCCGCAGAGAACTCTCTGGATGGAACCTCATCGCGTGACTTTGCCTCGGAGGCAGCTTTCGTCTTGGCGCAAATCGCGGTCGATATGTCCCGCTTGGCGGAAGAAATCATCTACTGGTGTACGCCGGAGTACGGCTACGTCACCCTGGATGATGCGTGGTCGACCGGTTCTTCCATCATGCCGCAGAAGAAGAATCCCGATGTTGCGGAGCTAACCCGTGGTAAGACGGGCCGCCTCATTGGCAACCTCTCCGGATTGTTGGCCACGCTGAAGGCACAGCCTTTGGCCTACAACCGTGACCTGCAAGAGGATAAAGAGCCGATTGTTGACTCGGTGGCGCAGCTCAATCTGCTGCTGCCAGCCATGACCGGCCTGGTTTCCACCTTGGAATTCCACGAAGACCGCATGCGTGAGCTTGCCCCACGTGGATTCACTCTGGCAACGGACCTCGCCGAGTGGATGGTTCGCCAAGGCGTTCCATTCCGTGAGGCGCACGAGGCCTCGGGCGCGTGCGTTCAGATTGCCGAAGCAAGGGGAGTGGACCTAGTGGACCTCAGCGACGAGGAGCTTGCCGGCGTCGATAAGCGCTTGCTCCCTGCAGTTCGTGACGTACTCACCATCGATGGCGCAGTAGCCTCGCGTTCTACCAAGGGTGGAACCGCAGGTGTGCGGGTCGCTGAACAGCGTGAACGCGTTGACGAGATCGCCGCGGAATTTAAGAAGTGGGCACA
Coding sequences:
- a CDS encoding acetylornithine transaminase encodes the protein MTSLIKQWNEAIANNYGAPPLGLVSGAGSTVVDEEGKSYIDMLAGIAVNSLGYGHPAVVQAVSQQVAKLAHVSNLFASEPVVEVAQKLKARVGDSDARVFFCNSGTEANEAAFKVARLTGKKRVLAAHHGFHGRTMGALAMTGQPGKRAPFEPLPAGVEFYPYGDIEYLRTLVEQDPANTAAIILEPIQGETGVIPAPDGFLVKVRQLCDEYELLLIVDEVQTGVGRTGDFFAFQSARILPDVITMAKGLGAGLPIGATIVRGAAKDLLTPGSHGTTFGGNPVVCAAANAVLDTIDAAFIAEVRNKGERLAERVAALPGVVEVRGRGLMLGVVLERPVAKQVVSAGFKHGVIVNAPNDSVVRLTPPLVIEEAELDAAVNRFALALSDATVS
- a CDS encoding lactate/malate family dehydrogenase — encoded protein: MKNLNTTKLVCIGLGHVGSSVLAYAMESGLFADIAAIDVNDKVAHGEALDHDQSTGVPGVDHIHVHAGTYADCADADLIIVSAGASMQPDPDNPGSAPDRAELAVSSGHVIRNVMEGITAHTSEAVILFITNPLDAMVTLAHREFDYPRELLFGTGTMLDSARLRWAIGRELGIDPKSVTGYMMGEHGMTAFPVLSKMNVQGLGWEELEELHQGSLPGKEELKETVVGAAYDVFNAKGWTDAGVARSAVAIARSIMLDEKAVHPVCSMLEGEYGIDDVALSMPSVVGRGGVEKRLAPKLDEWETQKLAESASYIRATFERTQN
- a CDS encoding arginine repressor, with the translated sequence MTTTPTTRNARQAKILEILDRTRVTSQVQLSELLLDEGIDITQATLSRDLDELGAKKVKRGGGRSFYMVGGELEQFEDQLNGPREKLRRMLDELVVSHDHSGNIAMLRTPAGAAQYLASFIDRVGLSDVVGCIAGDDTIFVLARESTTGEELAKKLISRDI
- a CDS encoding argininosuccinate synthase, yielding MSARVVLAYSGGLDTSVAIPYLAKMTGGDVVAVSLDLGQGGEDMESVRQRALDCGAVESIVIDAKDEFAEEYCLPTIKANGMYMKQYPLVSAISRPLITKHLVKAAQEHGGTHVSHGCTGKGNDQVRFEVSFRALDPSLEIIAPARDYAWTRDKAIAFAEEINLPIEQSASSPFSIDQNVWGRAVETGFLEDLWNPPTKDLYAYTEDPALGNAPDEVIISFEKGKPVAIDGKPVTVLEAIEELNRRAGAQGIGRLDMVEDRLVGIKSREVYEAPGAMVLIKAHEALEDVTVERELARYKRLTDARWSEEVYDGLWYSPLKRSLDAFIESSQENVTGDIRMVLHAGTATVNGRRSGESLYSFDLATYDTGDAFDQTAAKGFVQLHGLSTQISNQRDRDGGFPTGKK
- the argH gene encoding argininosuccinate lyase — translated: MHKTNEGALWGGRFSGGPSEAMFALSVSTHFDWVLAPYDVLASKAHAKVLHKAGLLSDADLQTMLDGLTQLGEKVASGEFRPLPTDEDVHGAMERGLIDIVGPEVGGRLRAGRSRNDQVATLFRMWVRDAIRDIALQVTDLVDALSQQAAAHPEAIMPGKTHSQAAQPILLAHQLLAHAQPLLRDVDRLKDLDKRLAVSPYGSGALAGSSLHLDPEAIAAELGFDSAAENSLDGTSSRDFASEAAFVLAQIAVDMSRLAEEIIYWCTPEYGYVTLDDAWSTGSSIMPQKKNPDVAELTRGKTGRLIGNLSGLLATLKAQPLAYNRDLQEDKEPIVDSVAQLNLLLPAMTGLVSTLEFHEDRMRELAPRGFTLATDLAEWMVRQGVPFREAHEASGACVQIAEARGVDLVDLSDEELAGVDKRLLPAVRDVLTIDGAVASRSTKGGTAGVRVAEQRERVDEIAAEFKKWAQTPVIPGA